The genomic DNA GTGTCCCTAGCAGGGCATCAATGCCTTCCTGACAACCCGGCTGCCCTCACTTCCTGGACGGAATCTGGCTGTGGCTCAGACTCTCCTTCTTTTGCTGTTGGCAGCATGTCTGCACACTGGTGAGTGGTGGGGACCTCATTAGCAGGGACTGAACCAGAGGAGGGGACAGAGTGGCTGGGAAAAGTGGGTGTCTTGTGTAGAGTGTCTGGTAGAGGAGCCAGCCAGGCCCTCTCTGACATAAGAGTTCAACCTTCAAAGTGATCACAATCcaacccttctttctttttgctgtCCCTGCAGTCATAGGGACAGTCCTGCCCTGTGTCCCACCCCTCCCTGCAGATGAAGACTCAGGATGATCAGGGTTGTCCTTTAAATCCCTGCAGTGGCTTCAGattctccctgtccttcccaggGAACTCAGCAGGATATCAAAAAATGCAGGACTATGGTGTTGACCAACCAGCTGTCCTCAATGGATTCCAAGGCAGCTCCATTGAGATCCCCTTCTCATTCTACTTCCCCTGGGAGTTGGCCAAGGATCCACAGATGAGCATAGCCTGGAGATTGAAGAACTTCCATGGGGAATTCATCTACAAGTCCACTCTATCTTTCATTCATGAGCACTTCAAGGACCGGCTCATCCTAAACTGGACACAGGGTCAAACATCCGGAGTCCACAGAATCCTGAACTTGAAGGAGAATGACCAGGCCATATACTTCAGCAAAGTTTGTCTGCAAACAACAGAAGGCATGAAGTGTTGGCAGTCTATTCCTGGGACAAAACTCAATATTACACATGGTGAGCAACCATGGCACATGGCTTTCTTGTTTCCTACTGTCACCTCAGGCTTCACAACTCTGATCTTCCTTTCATATTACGTTCCCTTGGATCTGTTCAAATATCTGCAAAAAAATCTTTACTTTGTAGTTGTGACAAGTCTTTGCAGCCTCCTATATCTGTCAGCCTCTGCTCAGACAGAACCAGACCTAACTCTAAGCTTCAGTATACCATTGCTCACACCCTTACTGTTCCAAATCTAACTACAGTCCTGCCCACTTTGACCCATGACCTCAAGGTGAATGAGCTTCTCCAGGGTGTAGCTGACTCTCTCCTGTGGCAGGGCTCCAATTGGTCCCTGTATGCAGCATCTACATACAGCTCCAACTTCAGTTCAGAACTTATAGTAGGGACCATGGATGTTCTGGTGTCCTCTGGTCTAACTTTAACTGCCACATGTCACCACAGTCCCTCATTTCACCTCATAGTTCCCCAGGACacatctttcttctctccccagtCTCTTCAGTCATTAGaaagtgaataagaaaatatCGCCATTTCCATTATGTGTCCATTCTGTCTTctgatccctccagcccctctgatGCAGAAGGAAATGCAGTCCCCTGTACTGGGATCCCTGAGCCCAGTGTAGTGACTGTGTGTTCCTGCATATGGACCAGCAGAACCTGGGAACTGTGTGTTGTGCATTGTTGCTTACAACCTTTCTCTGTTGCTCCCCAAAACCCCACTTTTTATGTGAATacttctttatttcctgttttttctccttctttctttctgtctttttctatttattttgtgttggtgTCTCagcatgtagtcctggctgtcctagtacTCACAATATATACCCatctggccttaaattcacagcaatctgtcttgcctctgcctcctgagtcttgACATtagagcatatgtcaccacatCCAGAGGTGGCTCTTGACTGTACTTAGGACAACCTATAAGAGGACACCCACAGCACAGTTACCTGTGCAGGCTACAGCTAACATGTTGACCTGTAGTAGAGTCAGCAGCTGCCTgcaatcagagagaaaggagccattTCATATATGTGTCTAGCTCAGTCATTCTCTAATTTCCTAAAGCTGTAGATCTTTTATACAATTCTGTATGTTATGGGGACCCACATGCATAAAAGTatatcattgctacttcataactttaattatcctactgttatgaatcacaattaAACACCTGACATGACTATTACCTGATATGCAATCCATGTTGGAATAACAATGCACAGGTCGAGAACCACGGGTCTAGAATTCAAAAATAGGTAAATGTTTGGGAAATTATTCTTAGTTATGTGTGTGAAGCAAAGGAATGTATTCTTCCCTGGACTGAGCTACACACATAAACATTGTGGTATATTCACTGTGTATGAACTGGTGGGTCTGTAAAGccagatttgtgtgtgtatgtttgtgtgtgtgtgtttgtgtgtgtgtgtttgtgtgtgtgtgtttgtgtgtgtaagtttccatctctctgtgtctctgtgtctgtgtctgtgtctgtgtctgtttctctctctctctctctctctctctctctctctctgtgtgtgtgtgtgtgtgtgtgtgtgtgtgtgtgtgtgtgtgtgtgtgaaagtctgtatgtatctgtgcttGAAAGTcatggtctgtgtgtgtatgtgtgtgtgtgtttctgtttatgtttatatgtttatgtgtttatgtatgtagaaGCTAGAGGAGATCCTGAGGTATTCAGCCACCTTATTTTGGGGGATAGACCCTCTCACTGGCTTTAAGTTTCCCATGGAGGCTAGGTTGGCACTGAATGAGCCACAGAGAcaattctgtctccacctcctcagtactaggattacagctCATTTGGCTGTGTTTGGTGTGGAACTAGACACACAGATCAGGCTAATTGTCCACTCTCAGAGCTCTGCATGCCACTGTCCCTTGGGCTAGGATCAAGGGTCATGCACACTTCACCGGGTGCTTGAAATGTATtttagggaccaaactcaggctcTGTGGCCCAAGAAACAAGCACTGTATGAAATAAGTGTAtctgtatgttacatatatataagtgtaaaaaaaatcattgtatttCTCAAACTTATTTATCTGTGTCCCAATGGAAATATGGACACAGCCAGGATAGTTGTGGACTGTGTATTTATGCTTATTCTCCTTGAGTCTCAGCCTTAAGCATGTGTTCCCTTCCCTGTGAGAAATTCTAGCTCTTCCCCATCCCACATGCAACAGAAGACAAGATGTGACATTCACCTATCCCTCCCTCATTCAGGAGTGATCTGCTCACTTCTCATCTCTCCACAGCTCTCAGTACTACCATGAGGACCCCCTCCATCATCACCTCTGCAGACCCCACAGCTGGCCTGGAGGACATAAGGGGCCAGAGGAATCCTTCACTGCTGAACCTGGGAGCCATGGTTGGGATGGTTGTGGCCAAAGTTGTAGTCATCATCCCCCTCTACGGATGGATGATCTTCCTGTGGTGGAAGAAAAGGTAAGTGGTCCAGGACAAGTTTCACCCGAGCTTCCCCACGGGGAGTGTTCTCAgctgtgggagatggagaagggcaGTGCACAGtaaagagaacagaaggaaagaaaggtgctGGAACTCCCCAAGGACTGCATTCCTGGATCCTGATGTCCTTCCAGACCACCTGGAAATTAGAGTAGCAAATGCAGATGAACACAGAGCCTGCTCTGAAGGAATTCAAAGAGGCATGCAGGAGACACAGGAGCTGACTGCTTAACTGGAAAGAGCTATAGCTGATGACGCGTACCTGAGAGTATACCAGCACAAGCAGACAACATGTTAAAGGCAGAGATAGCTATAAAAAGAGACACCTCTTTAGTTGGGTATGTGTGACTAAAATGGAAATTAAGAGTCTGGTGTGTAATAAAGCCACAAACAGAAGAAATGTGTATGGAGAACCTAACACTACAACAAGTAAAAGAGTTGAACACTAGAAACCTAACCCCCCTGAAAAAGTATGGAACACCCATTGAAGTGTCTCAGTTGAAGTGATTGCTCCACAAACAGGGACATGAGTATCATCCCAGGAGCCACAACAAGAGTTGTCAGATGCTTGGGCAGGTGGAGACAATAGGATCGCTCTGGCTCCCTGGGCTGCCAACCTTACCTACTGCGTGAGACCAATGACTGACCTGACTCACAATCTAGAGAGGACAGCTCCTAAAGGACAATGCCCAAGGTGGTCCGCCAGTAGCACATGATTGTTCACATTTGCAAATATTCACATGTGGTTATGCTCTGttcaaagtgaatttaaaaagaaacattaggGAAGTCTTATAAATGTAAGAATATTTGCACAATGGAAAATTTTATACACTAAGtccctgcaaaacacacacacacacacacacacacacacacacacacacacacacacacacacattcacctgaAAATACAATGAAGTTCTTTTTCAAAATCCAATAGCATTTTTGTAATAATAAATGATTTGTTTTCAAAAATTGGTGTGTagtctaagaaataaaaatgggggCACAGAGGGAGACACAATAATCTCAGCCCTCGGAAAATGCAGACAGGAGAATCATGGGTCCAAGGATATCTATGGTTACACAGCAAACTGTAGGCGACTGGGCTCCAAAGACCttgcacacacaacacaataccTACGTGTGGACTGAGGTCAGAGCAGATTGAAAGTTGTGGGACTACAGGATAAGGATGGAGATGCATACATGTTGAAGTGTAATGAAAGTTTACAAATGATCATTTAAATGTGCATGGGACAGTTTCAGACAGGCTCTGCCTTCGATTACCGTAAGTAGAAGAAGTGAGAGGTGGAAAAGCAGCAGCCAGGGAGGCAACAGAGACTCACCAGAATTCAAACCATGAGATTGAGTCTGCAGGGTGCAGGAGCCTACACTCAAAGGAAGAACTAGAGAGCCAGATTCCAGAAAGGCAAAAGGGAAATATGTGAACAGAGCTAAGAAAGCAGAGATGTGTCAAGAGGtcagagaagagggaaaaaagaagaggaagaaatag from Rattus norvegicus strain BN/NHsdMcwi chromosome 12, GRCr8, whole genome shotgun sequence includes the following:
- the LOC134481322 gene encoding paired immunoglobulin-like type 2 receptor beta produces the protein MREGSLHSQLQGNLDKAANARKGINAFLTTRLPSLPGRNLAVAQTLLLLLLAACLHTGNSAGYQKMQDYGVDQPAVLNGFQGSSIEIPFSFYFPWELAKDPQMSIAWRLKNFHGEFIYKSTLSFIHEHFKDRLILNWTQGQTSGVHRILNLKENDQAIYFSKVCLQTTEGMKCWQSIPGTKLNITHALSTTMRTPSIITSADPTAGLEDIRGQRNPSLLNLGAMVGMVVAKVVVIIPLYGWMIFLWWKKRPAE